In a genomic window of Physeter macrocephalus isolate SW-GA chromosome 14, ASM283717v5, whole genome shotgun sequence:
- the C14H17orf50 gene encoding uncharacterized protein C17orf50 homolog: MNRLLLREVRGPRKSGPPLPGKYCTLCNPLLESCWLRASRAHRPSNACLFFWRWGQEVGLWATVRVPRPFTDLLPAPAGVKTPLRRKELEQPGTREAEAEAEAEAEAAAAEEGSEEDEEEERPPEERTAEGGAEGGEAEGGEGRERGSVSYYPLRQESSTQQVALLRRADSGFWGWFSPFALLGGLAAPANRKRIPPEEPCVLETRRRRLRGGGCARCEILFCKKCRNLHSSPSYVAHCVLEHPELREARASGGAGAAVGL, from the exons ATGAACCGCCTTCTCCTCCGG GAAGTGCGGGGACCTAGGAAATCAGGCCCTCCTTTGCCCGGGAAATACTGCACACTCTGTAACCCTCTCTTGGAATCCTGCTGGCTCCGGGCATCTCGTGCGCACCGTCCTTCGAACGCCTGCCTATTTTTTTGGAGGTGGGGGCAAGAGGTCGGGCTGTGGGCAACAGTCAGGGTACCCAGGCCCTTCACTGACCTCCTCCCCGCTCCCGCAGGCGTGAAGACCCCCTTGCGGAGAAAGGAGCTGGAGCAGCCCGGGACCAgggaggcggaggcggaggcggaggcggaggcggaggccgCGGCCGCGGAGGAGGGGtcggaggaggacgaggaggaggagaggccgCCGGAGGAGCGCACGGCCGAGGGCGGGGCGGAGGGCGGGGAGGCGGAGGGCGGTGAGGGCCGGGAGCGGGGCTCCGTGTCGTACTATCCGCTGCGCCAGGAGTCCAGCACCCAGCAGGTGGCGCTGCTGCGGCGAGCGGACAGCGGCTTCTGGGGCTGGTTCAGCCCCTTTGCGCTGCTCGGAGGCCTGGCAGCTCCAGCTAACAG GAAGCGGATCCCCCCGGAGGAGCCGTGCGTGCTGGagacgcggcggcggcggctgcgcgGAGGGGGCTGCGCGCGCTGCGAGATCCTTTTCTGCAAGAAGTGCAGGAACCTGCACAGCTCGCCGAGCTACGTGGCGCACTGCGTTCTGGAGCACCCGGAACTGCGGGAGGCGCGGGCTTCTGGAGGCGCGGGGGCTGCCGTAGGCCTTTGA